The Mycolicibacterium boenickei genome has a segment encoding these proteins:
- a CDS encoding class I SAM-dependent methyltransferase — MTIIDEAPHLDSAIPSFPLATNGTPHPLALTTASFKAAMSAADRLIIDGRATRDDVQARVIAACNALSDQIRVHLCAGAPDADELGAFVHRETYPYLGLSTLIDRSYAKPRGYAGDYLTLQMVYDDQPDGVRRLGPYIDRWFLGIPASCAVKNRRKLLRDIIFDTAQHCHDRPAAITSLACGPAREIFDIFGQTQYPDIIATCLDIDDQALGYAKGVAHNAGVTGRVAFVQANIVKVALGRQTLELGDQDLVYSIGLIDYLADHLVVKLLDWIYHHLRPGGTALVGNFDIDNPDRAFMDHLLDWKLIHRSPQDLEDLFAQSKFAGAPVEVRREATGINLFASASRPVNEMSNPGSRGHKRV, encoded by the coding sequence ATGACGATCATCGACGAAGCACCGCACCTCGACAGCGCCATCCCGTCATTCCCACTCGCCACCAACGGGACGCCGCATCCACTTGCCCTCACGACAGCGAGTTTCAAGGCGGCGATGTCGGCCGCGGACCGACTGATCATCGACGGTCGTGCCACTCGCGACGACGTGCAGGCCCGAGTTATCGCCGCCTGCAATGCCCTATCCGACCAGATCCGGGTCCACCTGTGTGCCGGTGCCCCTGACGCCGACGAGCTGGGCGCGTTCGTGCACCGGGAGACCTACCCGTATCTGGGGCTGAGCACTCTGATCGACCGCTCCTACGCCAAGCCCCGCGGGTACGCGGGTGACTATCTGACGTTGCAGATGGTGTACGACGACCAGCCGGACGGTGTGCGCCGACTCGGCCCGTACATCGACCGGTGGTTTCTCGGCATACCCGCCTCGTGCGCGGTGAAGAACCGACGAAAACTGTTGCGCGACATCATTTTCGACACCGCGCAGCATTGCCACGACCGGCCCGCTGCGATCACGAGCCTGGCCTGCGGGCCGGCCAGGGAGATCTTCGACATCTTCGGCCAGACGCAGTACCCGGACATCATCGCCACCTGCCTGGACATCGACGACCAGGCATTGGGCTATGCCAAGGGCGTCGCGCACAACGCCGGTGTGACGGGGCGAGTTGCGTTCGTACAAGCCAACATCGTCAAGGTCGCGCTGGGACGTCAAACCCTCGAGCTGGGCGATCAGGATCTGGTGTATTCGATCGGCCTCATCGATTATCTGGCCGATCATCTCGTGGTGAAGCTGCTGGACTGGATCTACCATCACCTGCGCCCGGGCGGGACAGCGCTGGTCGGGAACTTCGATATCGACAATCCCGATCGGGCCTTCATGGACCACCTGCTCGACTGGAAACTGATCCACCGCTCACCACAGGACTTGGAAGACCTGTTCGCGCAGTCGAAGTTCGCGGGCGCGCCCGTCGAGGTGCGACGCGAAGCCACCGGGATCAACCTGTTCGCCTCGGCCAGCCGGCCAGTGAATGAGATGTCCAATCCTGGTTCGCGCGGCCACAAGCGGGTTTAG
- a CDS encoding RsiV family protein, whose amino-acid sequence MTGSPVIRRLVSAAAIVSMIGVGAACNSPDPGSGTGPAPTTVDATTTPASPDAEAQPFTGFLETVDGTRGIVTYKAELPQLKGGAAAVRDKFNASVRAALDDYLRPTEDNLPVTVAPGTLLEDERSRVSHIGSGVVAGVLLLNIYVEHAAHPFNTVSTTVIDAHTAAPIMITDLFADQNAGLNAVVQAIKAEMAGDDKLANQTPPEPVADQLANWLPDDDGLVFYLSVAHVLGDYYPVTVSWDTIAGVLAPGVREKLTK is encoded by the coding sequence ATGACTGGGTCACCTGTGATTCGCCGCCTGGTGTCAGCGGCGGCAATCGTGTCGATGATCGGCGTTGGGGCGGCGTGCAATTCACCCGATCCGGGCAGCGGCACCGGACCGGCACCGACCACGGTCGACGCCACCACAACACCTGCATCGCCGGATGCCGAGGCCCAACCGTTCACCGGTTTCCTCGAAACCGTCGACGGTACAAGAGGAATCGTCACCTACAAGGCAGAGCTTCCGCAGCTGAAAGGCGGGGCCGCCGCAGTCCGCGACAAGTTCAACGCCTCGGTCCGCGCTGCCCTCGACGACTATCTGAGGCCCACCGAGGACAACCTCCCGGTCACGGTCGCTCCGGGCACGCTGCTCGAGGACGAACGCAGCAGGGTGTCCCACATCGGAAGCGGTGTGGTGGCCGGCGTGCTGCTGCTCAACATCTACGTCGAGCACGCGGCGCATCCGTTCAACACAGTCTCGACGACGGTCATCGACGCCCATACCGCCGCGCCGATCATGATCACCGACCTGTTCGCCGACCAGAACGCCGGCCTGAACGCGGTGGTGCAGGCCATCAAGGCCGAGATGGCCGGCGACGACAAGCTGGCCAACCAGACGCCACCGGAGCCGGTCGCCGATCAGCTCGCCAACTGGCTGCCCGACGACGACGGCCTGGTGTTCTACCTATCGGTCGCCCACGTGCTCGGCGACTACTACCCGGTCACGGTGAGCTGGGACACGATTGCCGGCGTTCTCGCGCCAGGGGTGCGGGAGAAGCTGACGAAGTAA
- a CDS encoding Cmx/CmrA family chloramphenicol efflux MFS transporter, producing MPVAIWIIGAAIFAQGTSELMLAGLLPEMSADLGVTIPQAGLLVSVFALGMLIGAPVLAVVTLRWPRRRALLAFLAIFVLAHVAGALTDSYSVLVAVRFVAAFVYAGFWAVGAGTAMSLVSPDRRGRAMSVVAGGLTVATVIGLPAGTWIGQNLGWRGAFWAVAAMSTLAAGAVLAAVPTARPATAPRMADELRGLAVPRLWLSYAMTAVSTAALLGTFTYLGAMLITTSGLGSGWVPLVLLGYGVGALTGMAAGGYAADRWPRGVLLIGFTALCAVLVAIAIVSHHALPVGALSVLLGLAGFGTNPALNSRVFALGASAPTLTAAGTTSAFNVGIALGPWLAGMALTAGAGYPVVPWIGAGLAVVALMLFAVDAALARGHRAVARPQPSVPCPT from the coding sequence ATGCCAGTTGCGATCTGGATCATCGGTGCCGCGATATTCGCCCAGGGCACAAGCGAACTCATGCTGGCCGGCCTGCTTCCCGAGATGTCGGCCGATCTCGGCGTGACGATTCCACAAGCCGGGCTGCTGGTATCGGTGTTCGCGCTCGGCATGCTGATCGGCGCTCCCGTCCTCGCCGTCGTCACCCTGCGCTGGCCGCGCCGACGGGCCCTGCTGGCATTCCTGGCGATCTTCGTCCTGGCGCACGTCGCCGGTGCGCTCACCGATTCCTACTCGGTGCTGGTGGCGGTCAGATTCGTCGCGGCTTTCGTCTACGCCGGCTTCTGGGCCGTCGGCGCGGGTACCGCGATGTCACTGGTCTCCCCCGACCGGCGCGGGCGCGCGATGAGCGTCGTCGCCGGTGGACTCACGGTCGCCACGGTGATCGGGCTGCCCGCGGGCACCTGGATCGGTCAGAATCTGGGCTGGCGCGGCGCATTCTGGGCCGTCGCCGCCATGTCCACCCTGGCCGCGGGCGCCGTGCTGGCCGCTGTCCCGACGGCACGCCCCGCCACCGCGCCACGGATGGCCGACGAGTTGCGCGGGCTGGCCGTGCCCCGGCTGTGGTTGTCCTATGCCATGACCGCGGTCAGCACCGCGGCACTGCTCGGCACCTTCACCTATCTCGGCGCCATGCTGATCACAACCAGCGGCCTGGGGTCCGGGTGGGTGCCGCTGGTGCTGCTCGGCTACGGCGTCGGCGCACTGACCGGGATGGCGGCGGGCGGCTACGCGGCCGACCGATGGCCGCGCGGGGTACTGCTGATCGGATTCACCGCGTTGTGCGCCGTGCTGGTCGCGATCGCGATCGTCAGCCACCATGCGCTGCCGGTCGGCGCGCTCAGCGTGCTGCTCGGGCTGGCCGGTTTCGGGACGAACCCGGCGCTGAATTCGCGGGTCTTCGCCCTGGGCGCGTCCGCCCCGACGCTGACCGCGGCCGGCACCACCTCCGCGTTCAACGTCGGGATCGCCCTCGGACCGTGGCTGGCCGGAATGGCCCTGACCGCCGGGGCGGGCTACCCGGTGGTGCCGTGGATCGGCGCCGGACTGGCCGTCGTCGCTCTGATGCTGTTCGCCGTGGATGCCGCGCTGGCTCGGGGTCACCGGGCCGTCGCACGGCCACAGCCCAGCGTGCCGTGCCCGACCTGA
- a CDS encoding FAD-binding oxidoreductase, with the protein MTLTDLAHDGLDDALEGLRAHVAAPVALPGEAGYERATPWNLAATVQPAAVVLASSAYDIANTVGYAAARGYRVSVQATGHGALSVTSDTILVVTSGMTDVAVDPVARTARVAAGATWQHVLDAATPHGLAGLCGSSPRVGVVGYLTGAGIGPLVRTVGLSSDYVRSFELVTGAGELLRASPEENAELFWGLRGGKSTLGIVTSVEIDLLPISEFYGGAVYFDATDATVVREWARWCADLPESISTSLALLQLPPLPGVPEPLAGRFTVAVRYAALGDFAEAERLLAPMRAVATPVLDTVAVMPYAAIGAVHADPVDPMPIYEHHTLLRELTADAVEVLLDAAGPESGSVQTIVEVRMLGGALAREAQHRSAFCHRDAAFAVAVIGVLAPPVAERVVPQAGALIVALSQWSSGGQIANFAPSEDAGRAVRVYDEETRHWLAALAERHDPAGVFRCGQVVRFVG; encoded by the coding sequence ATGACCCTGACCGACCTTGCGCACGACGGCCTGGACGACGCGCTGGAGGGGCTACGTGCCCACGTCGCCGCCCCGGTCGCGCTGCCTGGAGAGGCCGGCTACGAGCGCGCCACCCCGTGGAATCTGGCGGCCACCGTGCAGCCCGCCGCAGTCGTGTTGGCGTCGTCGGCCTACGACATCGCCAACACCGTCGGTTACGCGGCCGCCCGGGGATACCGGGTGAGCGTCCAGGCCACCGGCCACGGTGCCCTGTCGGTCACCTCCGACACGATCCTCGTGGTGACGTCCGGCATGACGGACGTCGCTGTCGACCCGGTGGCCCGCACCGCCCGGGTGGCGGCCGGGGCGACGTGGCAGCACGTGCTCGACGCGGCGACTCCGCACGGTCTGGCCGGATTGTGCGGATCCTCACCACGCGTCGGTGTTGTGGGATACCTGACCGGTGCCGGGATCGGGCCGCTGGTGCGCACCGTCGGGCTGTCGTCGGACTACGTGCGGTCCTTCGAGTTGGTCACCGGTGCCGGGGAGTTGTTGCGGGCCTCACCCGAAGAGAACGCCGAGTTGTTCTGGGGTCTACGTGGCGGGAAATCGACCCTGGGCATCGTCACTTCCGTCGAGATCGACCTGCTGCCGATCTCTGAGTTCTACGGCGGCGCGGTGTATTTCGACGCTACCGATGCCACGGTGGTGCGCGAGTGGGCCCGATGGTGTGCCGACCTGCCGGAGTCCATCTCGACTTCTCTTGCACTGCTGCAGCTTCCACCGTTGCCCGGAGTTCCCGAGCCGTTGGCCGGCCGCTTCACCGTCGCGGTGCGCTACGCCGCCCTAGGCGACTTCGCCGAAGCCGAACGACTCCTGGCGCCGATGCGTGCGGTCGCCACGCCGGTGCTCGACACCGTCGCGGTGATGCCGTACGCCGCGATCGGTGCGGTGCATGCCGATCCGGTCGATCCGATGCCGATCTACGAACACCACACGCTGCTACGAGAATTGACCGCGGATGCGGTTGAGGTGCTCCTCGATGCGGCCGGTCCGGAATCCGGCTCGGTGCAGACGATCGTCGAAGTCCGGATGCTCGGTGGCGCCCTGGCGCGTGAGGCGCAACACCGCAGTGCGTTCTGCCACCGCGACGCTGCCTTCGCGGTGGCCGTCATCGGAGTGCTGGCGCCTCCGGTCGCCGAACGGGTGGTGCCGCAGGCCGGTGCGCTGATCGTGGCGCTGTCGCAATGGTCCAGCGGCGGCCAGATCGCCAATTTCGCGCCGTCTGAGGACGCCGGACGGGCCGTGCGGGTCTACGACGAGGAGACCCGGCACTGGCTGGCCGCTCTGGCCGAGCGGCACGACCCGGCAGGGGTGTTCCGGTGCGGCCAGGTGGTGCGCTTCGTGGGTTGA
- a CDS encoding nitroreductase family deazaflavin-dependent oxidoreductase, producing the protein MTEHAELSPTDWVRDQTQRILEQGTTEGIEVLDRPIVLFTTTGAKSGKKRYVPLMRVEENGRYAMVASKGGAPEHPSWYFNVKANPAVTVQDGDKTSSLTARELDGDEREHWWKLAVKAYPPYAEYQTNTDRQIPVFVVE; encoded by the coding sequence GTGACTGAACATGCCGAATTGAGCCCGACCGACTGGGTACGCGACCAGACCCAGCGCATCCTGGAACAAGGCACCACCGAGGGCATCGAGGTGCTGGACCGCCCCATCGTGCTGTTCACGACGACGGGCGCCAAGTCCGGCAAGAAGCGGTATGTACCGCTGATGCGCGTCGAGGAGAACGGCCGCTACGCGATGGTGGCCTCCAAGGGTGGCGCCCCGGAGCACCCGTCCTGGTACTTCAACGTCAAGGCCAACCCGGCCGTGACGGTGCAGGACGGCGACAAGACGTCGTCGCTGACCGCTCGCGAACTGGACGGCGACGAGCGCGAGCACTGGTGGAAGCTGGCCGTCAAGGCCTACCCGCCGTACGCCGAGTACCAGACGAACACCGACCGACAGATTCCGGTCTTCGTCGTCGAGTGA
- a CDS encoding SDR family oxidoreductase, with protein MQKDQKVVVITGAGSGIGGATARVLLGAGHRVVLSGRRPEPLRAVADGNPNARVVPTDVTDSASVQALFADTVSTFGRVDVLFNNAGVFGPSASIADIDDEQWHSTWRTNVDGAVFCAREAARVMAAQLPRGGRIINNGSISAHRPRPKSLAYTVTKHAMSGLTASMLLDLRDIDICVTQIDIGNAATDMTAGFSHQTLQADGSLAAEPTFDVEHVARAVAHLVELPLEVSVPSLTVMARAMPYFGRG; from the coding sequence GTGCAGAAAGACCAGAAGGTCGTGGTCATCACGGGTGCGGGTAGCGGTATCGGCGGCGCAACGGCTCGGGTCCTGTTGGGGGCAGGCCATCGGGTGGTGCTGTCGGGGCGTCGCCCCGAGCCGCTGAGGGCCGTCGCCGACGGGAACCCGAATGCCCGCGTCGTCCCGACCGACGTCACGGATTCAGCCTCGGTGCAGGCGCTGTTCGCCGATACGGTGTCGACATTCGGACGCGTCGACGTGCTGTTCAACAACGCCGGGGTATTCGGACCGTCGGCGTCGATCGCCGACATCGACGACGAGCAGTGGCATTCCACGTGGCGCACCAACGTCGACGGCGCGGTGTTCTGCGCCAGGGAAGCCGCGCGTGTCATGGCGGCTCAGCTGCCAAGGGGCGGCCGGATCATCAACAACGGATCGATCTCGGCGCACCGGCCCCGCCCCAAGAGCCTGGCCTACACCGTCACCAAGCACGCGATGAGTGGGCTGACCGCGTCAATGTTGTTGGATCTGCGCGATATCGACATCTGTGTCACCCAGATCGACATCGGCAATGCCGCGACGGACATGACCGCCGGATTCAGCCATCAGACCTTGCAGGCCGATGGAAGCCTCGCGGCTGAGCCGACTTTCGACGTCGAGCATGTGGCCCGCGCCGTCGCGCACCTCGTCGAACTGCCGCTGGAGGTGTCGGTTCCTTCCCTGACCGTGATGGCTCGGGCCATGCCGTACTTCGGCCGCGGCTAA
- a CDS encoding DHA2 family efflux MFS transporter permease subunit, producing the protein MSTGPSTGEIATQPRTQASANVIIALLVGSAFVMILNETIMSVALPALIVDLDISASTAQWLTSGFLLTMAVVIPMSGSLLQRYPVRSIYLASMALFCTGTLIAALAPGFAVLLVGRIVQACGTAVMMPLLMTTVMTLIPADRRGQMMGTISIVIAVAPAIGPTLSGFILGSLDWRWMFWIVLPIALVALSAGLAWLRVDDEREEPTPIDPVSVPLSAVAFAGLVFGLSLMGEAAHGQQSLPAWVPMTVGAVAMVLFGARQIQLQRRDRAFLDLRPFTYRRFSVSLGLVILGFMGLFGAIIMVPLYVQDVLKQSALVAGLATLPGGLLMGLAGPLVGRAYDRHGARVLVVPGSLLLCASLWGFTLLSAASPVWELVVLQTIMMVGLSMMFTPLMTDALGVLPDRFYSHGSAILTTLQQVAGAAGTALFVTVMTKASQSGGAPDLPGVHAAFTVAAMISVIAVVAAFFTAPRPSPAGGTPTH; encoded by the coding sequence ATGAGTACGGGCCCGAGCACGGGGGAGATCGCGACGCAACCGCGTACCCAGGCGAGCGCCAACGTCATCATCGCGCTGCTGGTGGGCTCGGCGTTCGTGATGATCCTCAACGAGACGATCATGAGCGTGGCACTGCCCGCGCTGATCGTGGACCTGGACATCTCCGCGAGCACGGCGCAATGGCTGACCAGTGGCTTCCTGTTGACGATGGCCGTGGTGATCCCGATGTCCGGATCGCTGCTGCAGCGCTACCCGGTACGGAGCATCTACCTGGCGTCGATGGCGTTGTTCTGCACCGGCACCCTGATCGCCGCGCTGGCCCCGGGGTTCGCGGTGCTGCTGGTCGGGCGGATCGTGCAGGCGTGCGGGACCGCTGTGATGATGCCGCTGCTGATGACGACGGTCATGACGTTGATCCCGGCCGATCGGCGCGGCCAGATGATGGGCACCATCTCGATCGTCATCGCGGTAGCTCCGGCGATCGGTCCCACGCTGTCCGGGTTCATCCTGGGCTCGCTCGACTGGCGCTGGATGTTCTGGATCGTGCTGCCCATCGCGCTGGTGGCGCTCAGCGCCGGTCTGGCCTGGCTGCGCGTCGACGATGAGCGAGAGGAACCGACGCCGATCGATCCGGTCTCGGTACCGCTTTCGGCGGTTGCGTTCGCGGGCTTGGTGTTCGGGCTGTCGCTGATGGGTGAGGCGGCCCACGGTCAGCAGTCGCTACCGGCGTGGGTGCCGATGACGGTGGGTGCGGTGGCGATGGTGCTGTTCGGTGCGCGGCAGATCCAACTGCAGCGACGCGACCGCGCGTTCCTCGACCTGCGCCCGTTCACGTATCGCCGGTTCTCGGTGTCGCTGGGCCTGGTGATCCTCGGGTTCATGGGGTTGTTCGGCGCCATCATCATGGTGCCGCTGTACGTCCAGGACGTGTTGAAGCAGAGCGCGTTGGTCGCCGGATTGGCGACCCTGCCGGGTGGGCTGCTGATGGGGTTGGCCGGTCCGCTGGTCGGGCGGGCGTATGACCGGCACGGTGCCAGGGTGCTCGTCGTGCCCGGTTCGCTGCTGCTGTGCGCATCACTGTGGGGATTCACCCTGCTGTCGGCGGCGTCTCCCGTGTGGGAACTGGTTGTGCTGCAGACGATCATGATGGTGGGCCTGTCGATGATGTTCACCCCGTTGATGACTGACGCGCTCGGCGTTCTGCCCGACCGGTTCTATTCACACGGCAGTGCCATCTTGACGACGCTGCAACAGGTTGCGGGCGCGGCCGGAACCGCCTTGTTCGTGACGGTCATGACGAAGGCGTCCCAATCGGGCGGGGCCCCGGATCTACCGGGTGTCCATGCGGCATTCACGGTCGCGGCGATGATCAGCGTGATCGCCGTGGTGGCGGCGTTCTTCACCGCGCCGCGCCCGAGTCCCGCGGGCGGTACGCCGACGCATTAG
- a CDS encoding acyltransferase family protein, translating to MQAIVGDLVRVPVVRRRVRDDLIGLSGVAAVMVVVCHLWFGRAPGGMDVLLVLSGFFIGGRVLRDIGTASPRILAAEFGRVVRWLVPPLVLVVVVSAVLTVLVQPETRWEAFADQTLAGLGFYQNWELLGSADDYVQAGETVTPLHHLWAVSVLGQFALAFFVLAGVVLAVTVRRGRGARRTSLVAVSGIAAAASLYYAITTQADNPMLAYYSTAARAWELLVGVLAAALVAGPARLTRWPGWLRAGAAATGLVAILVCGVLTGRAVQSPGIWTLIPVAATVLVIVGAAQGTSPRANEFLCSAPLVAIGAAAYPLYLWHWPLLIFWLATINDDAVGLADGIVIMLAVGALATLTARWAQLPWRRGPGLRVVSGAVVVLVAVVLVATSLMWQGHVARARASGAELGMLSIRDYPGAQALIENRPVAKLPMRPSALEADDDIPPSAVDHCVTGFTGAEVITCVYGDPKGAHTIALAGGSHSEHWLTALHQIGRQHGFKVTTYLKFGCPLTTKRLPIIAGSFEPYPSCRTWSDNALAQIIADRPDYVFFTSTRPILNSPGDYVPDYYLGIWDELSANGIPMLGMRDTPWMIRDGWFFSPVDCLSRGGDAESCGLPRDEALADRNPTLDHLADYPLMKALDLTDAVCRPTICRAVEGNVLVYHDAHHLSAAYVRTLTTELARQMSDALGWW from the coding sequence GTGCAGGCGATTGTTGGCGATCTGGTTCGCGTTCCCGTTGTCCGGCGGCGGGTGCGTGATGACCTGATCGGGCTGAGTGGCGTCGCCGCCGTGATGGTCGTCGTCTGCCATCTCTGGTTCGGCCGGGCACCCGGTGGGATGGATGTCCTGCTGGTGCTCTCCGGCTTCTTCATCGGCGGTCGGGTTCTTCGCGACATCGGTACGGCGAGCCCGAGAATCCTGGCCGCCGAGTTCGGGCGGGTGGTGCGCTGGTTGGTGCCGCCGCTGGTTCTGGTGGTGGTCGTGAGTGCGGTGCTCACCGTGCTCGTGCAACCGGAGACCCGGTGGGAGGCTTTCGCCGACCAGACGCTGGCGGGTCTGGGCTTCTATCAGAACTGGGAGTTGCTCGGCTCGGCGGACGACTATGTGCAGGCCGGTGAGACGGTCACCCCGCTGCATCACCTGTGGGCCGTCTCGGTGCTGGGCCAGTTCGCGCTCGCGTTCTTCGTGCTCGCCGGTGTCGTTCTCGCGGTGACGGTGCGTCGGGGTCGCGGCGCGCGACGCACGAGCCTGGTCGCCGTGTCGGGTATCGCGGCGGCGGCATCGCTGTACTACGCGATCACGACCCAGGCAGACAATCCGATGCTCGCCTACTACAGCACTGCGGCGCGCGCCTGGGAGCTGCTGGTCGGTGTGTTGGCCGCGGCGCTGGTCGCGGGCCCGGCGAGGCTGACCCGGTGGCCTGGCTGGTTGCGGGCCGGTGCGGCAGCGACCGGCCTGGTGGCGATCCTGGTGTGCGGCGTGCTCACCGGCCGGGCCGTGCAGTCGCCGGGCATCTGGACATTGATTCCGGTCGCGGCGACGGTGCTGGTGATCGTCGGTGCAGCCCAGGGGACGTCGCCCAGGGCGAACGAATTCCTGTGCAGCGCCCCGCTGGTCGCCATCGGGGCGGCGGCCTATCCGCTGTATCTGTGGCACTGGCCCCTGCTGATCTTCTGGCTGGCGACCATCAACGACGATGCGGTCGGCCTGGCCGATGGCATCGTGATCATGCTGGCCGTGGGGGCGTTGGCGACGCTCACCGCGCGATGGGCTCAGCTGCCGTGGCGTCGGGGGCCGGGCCTGCGAGTGGTGTCGGGCGCAGTGGTGGTGCTCGTGGCGGTGGTGCTGGTGGCGACGTCGCTGATGTGGCAGGGGCATGTCGCCCGCGCCCGCGCCAGCGGTGCCGAACTCGGCATGCTCTCGATCCGCGACTATCCGGGCGCGCAGGCGCTCATCGAGAACCGGCCGGTCGCCAAGCTGCCGATGCGCCCGAGCGCGTTGGAGGCCGACGACGACATTCCACCGTCAGCGGTCGACCATTGCGTCACCGGATTCACCGGTGCCGAGGTCATCACCTGCGTATACGGAGACCCCAAGGGGGCCCACACGATCGCGCTGGCCGGTGGGTCGCATTCAGAGCACTGGCTGACCGCGCTGCACCAGATCGGGCGTCAACACGGCTTCAAGGTGACCACCTACTTGAAGTTCGGCTGCCCGCTGACCACCAAGCGGCTGCCCATCATCGCGGGATCCTTCGAGCCGTATCCGTCCTGCCGTACCTGGTCGGACAACGCGCTGGCGCAGATCATCGCGGACCGGCCGGATTATGTGTTCTTCACCTCGACGCGCCCGATCCTCAACAGCCCGGGCGATTATGTGCCCGACTACTACCTCGGGATCTGGGATGAGCTGTCCGCCAACGGGATTCCGATGCTCGGCATGCGTGACACGCCCTGGATGATCCGGGACGGATGGTTCTTCTCGCCGGTCGACTGCCTGTCCAGAGGCGGCGACGCCGAATCCTGTGGGTTGCCGCGCGACGAAGCCCTCGCCGACCGCAATCCCACCCTCGACCATCTGGCCGACTATCCGCTGATGAAGGCACTCGACCTCACCGATGCGGTGTGCCGCCCGACGATCTGCCGTGCCGTCGAGGGCAATGTGCTCGTGTACCACGATGCCCATCACCTCTCGGCGGCCTATGTCCGCACCCTCACCACCGAGCTGGCGCGGCAGATGTCCGACGCCCTCGGCTGGTGGTGA
- a CDS encoding PucR family transcriptional regulator has product MALTVRDLSEVDSLGLVVVAGALGADREISWAHAIELSDPTPYLAGGELVMTTGINIGADDAAQSAYVARLAAAGTAALAIDTGTTLAYVPPAVRAAGDEFGLPVLEVPPSTPFIAIARVVIDALRADELRSVQRVVDAQEVLARATLRGGIPGVVGALADALSATVVVVDTDATVLAAAGGAQERLIAVLGEQAGTAGRRGAHVTADGDAYVTIQNLRAAQPVRGRLAVRTSAAMSNADRLLVAHAVSLISIAIEKPARVVDAEQLLRIAVTREMLAGSGGVDDAVLRYFGFEPDSDVVAASFTGAGPLLAAEHVLGRVLTTFLMAPTGEEIVIVVPAAGSRRRIRTVVEELERQTGLTIGGGMSLPSRLSEVQTALEQARIAAHSGAGRFSEFGELSPMGVLLDGRSAAELRVLAAPLDALAGGDELIPTLAAFLGRNGQMEAAAAELAVHRHTMRNRMRRICQLLGDDLESADTRAQLWLALRAWQLLESRRPG; this is encoded by the coding sequence GTGGCGCTCACGGTGCGGGACCTGTCCGAGGTCGACAGCCTAGGCCTTGTCGTGGTGGCCGGGGCGCTCGGCGCCGACCGCGAGATCTCCTGGGCGCATGCGATCGAACTGAGCGATCCGACGCCGTACCTGGCCGGTGGTGAGTTGGTGATGACGACGGGCATCAACATCGGTGCCGACGACGCCGCGCAATCCGCCTATGTCGCGCGCCTGGCCGCGGCCGGCACGGCGGCGCTGGCCATCGACACCGGCACCACGCTCGCCTATGTGCCACCTGCGGTGCGGGCAGCCGGTGACGAATTCGGACTGCCGGTGCTGGAGGTGCCGCCGTCGACCCCGTTCATCGCGATCGCGCGGGTGGTGATCGATGCGCTCAGGGCCGACGAACTGCGCTCGGTGCAGCGCGTGGTCGACGCTCAGGAGGTGCTGGCCCGCGCCACATTGCGTGGTGGCATTCCGGGGGTGGTCGGCGCCCTGGCCGACGCTCTGTCGGCGACGGTGGTGGTGGTCGACACCGACGCCACGGTGCTGGCGGCCGCAGGCGGTGCGCAGGAGCGGCTGATCGCCGTGCTCGGCGAGCAAGCCGGCACCGCGGGCCGGCGCGGTGCCCATGTCACCGCGGACGGGGATGCCTACGTCACGATCCAGAATCTGCGTGCCGCCCAGCCGGTACGCGGGCGGCTCGCGGTGCGCACGTCCGCCGCGATGTCGAACGCCGACCGCCTCCTGGTCGCACATGCGGTGTCGCTCATCTCGATTGCGATCGAGAAGCCGGCCCGGGTGGTCGACGCCGAGCAGCTGCTGCGGATCGCGGTCACCCGCGAGATGCTCGCCGGGTCGGGTGGCGTCGACGATGCGGTGTTGCGCTACTTCGGTTTCGAGCCTGATAGCGACGTAGTCGCGGCGTCGTTCACCGGAGCGGGGCCGTTGTTGGCGGCCGAGCATGTGCTGGGCCGGGTGCTGACCACGTTTCTGATGGCACCGACGGGCGAGGAGATCGTGATCGTGGTTCCGGCGGCCGGGAGCCGACGCCGCATCCGCACCGTCGTCGAGGAGCTCGAGCGGCAGACAGGCCTGACGATCGGCGGCGGGATGAGTCTTCCGAGCCGTCTGTCAGAGGTGCAGACGGCTCTGGAGCAGGCCCGCATCGCGGCCCACTCCGGCGCCGGGCGGTTCAGCGAGTTCGGCGAGCTCAGCCCGATGGGGGTGCTGCTCGACGGCCGCAGCGCCGCCGAACTTCGCGTTCTGGCCGCGCCGTTGGATGCGCTGGCCGGTGGGGACGAGCTGATCCCGACGCTGGCTGCGTTCCTCGGACGCAACGGCCAGATGGAAGCCGCGGCCGCCGAGCTCGCGGTCCATCGCCATACCATGCGCAACCGGATGCGACGCATCTGCCAGTTGTTGGGTGACGACCTGGAATCGGCCGATACCCGGGCCCAGCTCTGGCTGGCGCTCAGGGCGTGGCAGCTGCTGGAGTCTCGCCGGCCGGGCTGA